The Opitutales bacterium ASA1 genome window below encodes:
- a CDS encoding dihydrodipicolinate synthase family protein, whose amino-acid sequence MPTKLTTRGHSRADLRGTTIVPLMTPFTASGGLDEVGVARLVEHVLAGGCEGILVAGTTGEFASMSVPMRERLFGLVMRIVNGRALVFSGIGDTSMEHSLALAAVALEAGADALVANLPSYYPLTDSMVEDYFVALAERVAAPLFIYNIPQTTRQSVPLDVIERLSRHPAIMGVKDSEPDPQRQVRLGRSFVGREDFAVFCGSVGTARVAIEAGADGYVPGVGNLLPRFVRDSLNALFEGDETERATAQRSLDEVNAVYQRGRSVTQMFAALKALLEIAGLCGRHVLPPLQAVGDEEARQLERALGDVTVKSWMQP is encoded by the coding sequence ATGCCGACCAAACTCACGACCCGCGGGCACTCGCGTGCGGATCTGCGTGGAACCACCATCGTGCCGCTGATGACGCCTTTCACCGCCTCGGGCGGGCTCGACGAGGTCGGAGTGGCGCGCCTCGTCGAGCACGTTCTCGCGGGTGGTTGCGAAGGTATCCTCGTAGCGGGTACGACGGGCGAATTCGCTTCGATGTCGGTTCCGATGCGCGAGCGGCTCTTCGGACTTGTGATGCGCATCGTGAACGGACGAGCGCTCGTCTTCTCGGGTATCGGGGATACGAGCATGGAACATTCGCTCGCACTGGCGGCGGTCGCGCTCGAGGCGGGTGCCGATGCGCTCGTCGCCAACCTCCCGTCCTACTACCCGTTGACCGACTCGATGGTGGAAGACTACTTCGTGGCACTCGCGGAGCGTGTGGCGGCTCCGCTCTTCATCTACAACATCCCGCAGACGACACGGCAGAGCGTACCGCTGGACGTGATCGAGCGTTTGAGTCGACATCCGGCGATCATGGGTGTGAAGGACTCGGAACCGGATCCGCAACGGCAAGTGCGACTCGGGCGGTCGTTCGTCGGGCGGGAGGACTTCGCGGTCTTCTGTGGATCGGTGGGAACCGCCCGTGTCGCGATCGAAGCGGGTGCCGACGGCTACGTGCCGGGGGTGGGCAACTTGTTGCCGCGATTCGTGCGCGACTCGCTGAACGCGCTCTTCGAAGGCGACGAGACCGAACGCGCGACGGCGCAGCGGAGCCTCGACGAGGTCAACGCCGTCTACCAGAGGGGGCGCTCCGTAACGCAGATGTTCGCGGCGCTCAAAGCGTTGCTCGAGATCGCAGGTCTGTGCGGACGTCACGTCCTCCCGCCGTTGCAGGCGGTCGGAGACGAGGAGGCGAGGCAATTGGAACGCGCGCTCGGGGACGTCACGGTGAAGTCATGGATGCAACCGTGA
- the pdxA_1 gene encoding 4-hydroxythreonine-4-phosphate dehydrogenase PdxA: protein MDATVKPILAVTMGDPAGSGPELIVKACALDEVRAVCRPVVIGDARRLRAAVEIVGGDTCVRTIGGPGDSCDDARVLDVVDCIEVDARAVVRGQASAAGGEAAYRSILRAVEFTRAEAAHAVVTSAINKAALHAAGHLYDGHTELLAELCGGPKVTMLLVADDLRVCHVSTHVSLREAIERVRAERILDVIGIARAGVRELGIEDPHIAVAGLNPHAGEGGLFGDEEARHILPAIEQARARGWRVSGPYAGDTVFFRTLQREFDCAVAMYHDQGHVAAKMLGIWRGVNVTLGLPIIRTSVEHGTDFANAGTGRGDPRSLVQALKLAATMAGNRIREAGTAIREVQTARR from the coding sequence ATGGATGCAACCGTGAAGCCCATCCTCGCGGTCACGATGGGCGATCCGGCCGGTTCGGGACCGGAGTTGATCGTGAAGGCGTGTGCGCTCGACGAAGTGCGTGCGGTTTGTCGACCGGTCGTGATCGGCGACGCGCGTCGGCTGCGAGCGGCCGTGGAGATCGTGGGTGGCGACACGTGCGTGCGCACCATCGGTGGTCCGGGCGATTCGTGCGACGACGCTCGCGTGTTGGACGTGGTCGATTGCATCGAAGTCGACGCCCGTGCGGTCGTTCGCGGGCAAGCGAGCGCGGCGGGAGGCGAGGCGGCGTATCGATCCATCCTGCGCGCGGTGGAGTTCACCCGTGCAGAAGCGGCGCACGCGGTCGTGACGTCCGCGATCAACAAGGCGGCGCTTCATGCCGCGGGCCATCTCTACGACGGACACACGGAGCTTCTGGCCGAACTTTGCGGCGGCCCGAAGGTCACCATGCTGCTCGTGGCCGACGACCTGCGCGTGTGCCACGTGAGCACGCACGTCTCGCTGCGCGAGGCGATCGAACGTGTAAGGGCAGAGCGGATACTGGACGTGATCGGCATCGCCCGTGCGGGTGTGCGCGAACTCGGAATAGAGGATCCGCACATCGCCGTGGCCGGCTTGAATCCGCACGCGGGCGAGGGCGGGCTCTTCGGCGACGAAGAGGCGCGGCACATCCTCCCTGCAATCGAGCAGGCTCGCGCGCGTGGGTGGCGTGTGAGCGGGCCCTACGCGGGCGACACCGTGTTCTTTCGCACGCTGCAACGGGAGTTCGACTGTGCCGTGGCCATGTATCACGACCAAGGCCACGTGGCGGCCAAGATGCTCGGCATCTGGCGCGGCGTGAACGTGACGCTCGGGTTGCCCATCATCCGCACGTCGGTGGAGCACGGCACGGATTTCGCCAACGCCGGCACGGGGCGCGGAGATCCGCGGAGTCTCGTGCAGGCGTTGAAGCTGGCGGCGACCATGGCCGGAAACCGTATCCGGGAAGCGGGTACGGCGATCCGGGAGGTGCAGACGGCGCGGCGATGA
- a CDS encoding four-carbon acid sugar kinase family protein — protein sequence MNDAGSASRSGDPEVVLADDLSGALEVAVPFTWGCRSVMLPLEARVARPRAGALVVMNTETRNSSASEARAIVGDALARARDAGARVVFKKIDSTLRGPVGAELAAMLDASPHALLVVCPTNVRVGRTVCDGVLRVHGVPVSETAFREDPRWPILDSEVAKSCDPAGAFVSERVSLETCRAGADAVASALIRFREAGVQVAYCDAETEADLAALAGGLVALDRACVPIGAGGLARALCASRGDGVTRGWIRPTAGGMLFAVGSRHPASRAQLERLSAECGVEVRTIDAGDVEEERARVVAGDLARGGIAALRFGEGHGGDPAMLAQLGEIVRRVDGFDALFATGGETASALCRALGIDALEVLGELDPGVVFARTSGRPGVSTVVVKPGGFGDADCLVRVWRAAGLRRRA from the coding sequence ATGAACGACGCCGGGTCGGCTTCACGGAGCGGTGACCCCGAGGTCGTGCTGGCCGACGACCTGAGCGGCGCGCTGGAGGTGGCGGTACCGTTCACCTGGGGCTGCCGGAGCGTGATGCTCCCGCTGGAGGCGCGAGTCGCGCGGCCGCGGGCGGGCGCATTGGTGGTGATGAACACCGAGACGCGCAATTCGTCTGCGAGCGAGGCGCGAGCAATCGTGGGTGATGCGCTGGCGCGGGCACGGGATGCCGGAGCGCGAGTCGTGTTCAAGAAGATCGATTCGACGTTGCGAGGACCGGTGGGCGCGGAACTCGCGGCGATGCTGGATGCTTCGCCGCACGCGCTGCTGGTGGTGTGCCCGACGAACGTGCGCGTCGGCAGGACGGTGTGCGACGGGGTGTTGCGCGTCCACGGGGTTCCGGTGTCGGAGACGGCGTTTCGGGAAGATCCGCGGTGGCCGATCCTCGACAGCGAGGTCGCGAAGTCGTGCGATCCGGCGGGTGCTTTCGTCTCGGAGAGGGTGTCGCTCGAGACGTGTCGGGCGGGTGCCGATGCGGTGGCGTCGGCGCTGATTCGGTTTCGCGAGGCGGGCGTGCAGGTGGCGTACTGCGACGCGGAGACGGAGGCGGACTTGGCGGCGCTCGCGGGTGGGTTGGTCGCGCTCGACCGAGCGTGTGTTCCGATCGGGGCCGGAGGACTCGCGCGGGCGCTGTGCGCTTCGCGAGGAGACGGCGTAACGAGAGGATGGATACGGCCGACGGCAGGCGGAATGTTGTTCGCCGTCGGAAGTCGGCATCCCGCGAGTCGAGCTCAACTGGAGCGGCTGAGTGCGGAGTGCGGTGTCGAGGTGCGCACCATCGACGCGGGCGACGTGGAAGAGGAGCGCGCACGGGTCGTCGCCGGCGATCTGGCGCGGGGAGGCATCGCGGCGCTTCGTTTCGGCGAGGGGCACGGCGGGGATCCGGCGATGCTCGCGCAACTAGGGGAGATCGTTCGCCGAGTAGATGGCTTCGACGCGCTCTTCGCGACGGGAGGTGAAACCGCGAGTGCGCTCTGCCGCGCGCTCGGGATCGATGCGCTCGAGGTGCTGGGCGAACTCGATCCCGGAGTCGTGTTCGCCCGCACGTCGGGACGACCGGGCGTCTCGACCGTGGTGGTGAAACCCGGTGGGTTCGGCGACGCGGACTGCCTCGTACGCGTGTGGCGCGCGGCGGGGCTCAGGCGACGGGCGTAA
- the fucU gene encoding L-fucose mutarotase: MLKGISPLLSPELLATLHRMGHGDEIVLADSHFPGHSVNGTVLRADGLRIAALLDAILPLFELDAYVPEPLVMMAAVEGDRLDPRVEKSYVSAIRRHAPAAPAIARVDRFAFYERARGAFAVVMTGETAKYGNILLKKGVTPVA, translated from the coding sequence ATGCTCAAGGGAATCTCGCCGCTGCTCTCGCCCGAACTGCTTGCCACGCTCCACCGCATGGGCCACGGCGACGAGATCGTCCTCGCCGATTCCCATTTCCCGGGACACTCGGTCAACGGCACGGTGTTGCGCGCCGACGGGCTCCGCATCGCTGCCCTGCTCGATGCGATCCTGCCCCTCTTCGAACTCGACGCCTACGTGCCCGAACCTCTCGTGATGATGGCCGCCGTCGAGGGCGATCGTCTCGATCCACGCGTGGAGAAGAGCTACGTATCCGCGATCCGGAGACACGCTCCCGCCGCGCCCGCGATCGCGCGCGTGGACCGCTTCGCCTTCTACGAGCGCGCCCGCGGTGCGTTCGCCGTGGTCATGACCGGCGAAACCGCGAAGTACGGCAACATCCTCCTCAAGAAGGGCGTTACGCCCGTCGCCTGA
- the fucP gene encoding L-fucose:H+ symporter permease: MKSSETAASTSSPGDKVVPAQYLYAFILVTSLFSLWGFANDVTNPLVRAFKEIFIISNAQSSLVQWAFYGGYATMAIPAALVIRKLSYKWGILIGLALYALGALLTIPASLYMQFNVFLVGFYVLTFGLAFLETSANPYVLSMGSPATATRRLNLAQAFNPIGSLTGMVVASMFVLPSLQVSEFRTEHIAAHPEYASMLPSEVDALVNKAIEDYAVTQPEAHAEMKAHDLEVVMIPYVAIAVVVLLVLVLFVVSKMPDTGREDEKIELGPLLRHLFGNFHYVGGVIAQTFYVGAQIMCWTFIIHYGMTLIGLSAAQAQNYNIVAMVIFLTSRFICTFILKYLKPGLLLGILAIGGMLLTLGAVFIQGMAGLYCLVGVSACMSLMFPTIYGIALDGLTPNDAKLGSAGLIFAIVGGAIMPRWQGAMIDGPGMELFGTQLESVRVSFFLPVICFVVIAAYGFLAHVLERKPHHSRLR; this comes from the coding sequence ATGAAGTCTTCCGAAACCGCAGCCTCGACCTCCTCGCCCGGCGACAAGGTCGTCCCCGCCCAATACCTCTACGCGTTCATCCTCGTCACGAGTCTCTTCTCGCTCTGGGGCTTCGCCAACGACGTGACCAACCCGCTGGTCCGCGCCTTCAAGGAGATCTTCATCATCAGCAACGCCCAAAGCAGTCTCGTGCAATGGGCCTTCTACGGCGGCTACGCCACGATGGCCATCCCCGCCGCCCTCGTCATCCGCAAGCTCTCCTACAAATGGGGCATCCTCATCGGTCTCGCGCTCTACGCCCTAGGCGCGCTGCTCACGATCCCGGCCAGCCTCTACATGCAGTTCAACGTCTTCCTCGTCGGCTTCTACGTGCTGACGTTCGGCCTCGCCTTCCTCGAAACGAGCGCAAACCCGTACGTGCTCTCGATGGGCTCGCCCGCCACCGCCACCCGGCGCCTCAACCTCGCGCAGGCCTTCAACCCCATCGGCTCCCTCACCGGCATGGTCGTCGCGAGCATGTTCGTCCTCCCGAGCCTCCAGGTATCCGAGTTCCGCACCGAGCACATCGCCGCGCATCCCGAGTACGCTTCGATGCTCCCGAGCGAAGTCGACGCACTCGTGAACAAGGCGATCGAAGACTACGCCGTCACGCAACCCGAGGCCCACGCAGAGATGAAGGCCCACGATCTCGAGGTGGTGATGATTCCCTACGTCGCGATCGCCGTCGTGGTGTTGCTCGTGCTCGTGCTCTTCGTCGTCTCGAAGATGCCCGACACCGGCCGAGAGGACGAGAAGATCGAACTCGGGCCGCTCCTGCGCCACCTCTTCGGCAACTTCCACTACGTCGGCGGCGTGATCGCCCAGACGTTCTACGTCGGCGCGCAGATCATGTGCTGGACGTTCATCATCCACTACGGGATGACGCTCATCGGCCTCTCCGCCGCCCAAGCGCAGAACTACAACATCGTCGCGATGGTGATCTTCCTCACCAGCCGCTTCATCTGCACGTTCATCCTCAAGTACCTCAAACCCGGCCTGCTCCTCGGCATCCTCGCCATCGGCGGCATGCTCCTCACCCTCGGAGCCGTCTTCATCCAAGGCATGGCCGGCCTGTACTGCCTCGTCGGCGTCTCCGCCTGCATGTCGCTGATGTTCCCCACGATCTACGGCATCGCCCTCGACGGTCTCACGCCCAACGACGCCAAGCTCGGCTCCGCCGGCCTCATCTTCGCCATCGTCGGCGGTGCGATCATGCCTCGCTGGCAGGGCGCCATGATCGACGGCCCCGGCATGGAGCTGTTCGGCACGCAGCTCGAGTCCGTCCGCGTGTCCTTCTTCCTCCCCGTGATCTGCTTCGTGGTCATCGCCGCCTACGGCTTCCTCGCCCACGTGCTCGAACGCAAACCGCACCACTCGCGCCTCCGCTGA